One genomic region from Antedon mediterranea chromosome 3, ecAntMedi1.1, whole genome shotgun sequence encodes:
- the LOC140045101 gene encoding uncharacterized protein, translated as MSSQEVQLRCQDHPDNILERYCTTCTKSACKDCDHFMTCYTEKHDTKPYSVDEFYINVTEVIKSIKDVNQELETIFNSIISDDREFKSHADYINRLIVRHVECVVKQVKEEGDKLRMDLKTVCTQREEFNKSQVNELESHRMQLQSMKTSVTEMTDKPESKIILAKYKSDVEDAKQNINQMKDKFSSYVNNLTPNFSINTELNADISKGLGKIKSVDNRYSIIEDDKNITVTEGQQFSVKVENVNECDDTCTLSGTLITPSRDNIGVDEVEFMGSGNYKIKGRCNEEGEWKMEITNGVSSVKGSPVNITVVPTLVRTIEDIQSLKKDNGCKVTDVKLDNDGCMLVSSHCNELLKFNKSGSFIANIQIPDVNVYKIHKVGNSHFAFSDGQNENVAICTNTFEVISTVGQGILEYPVGLAVNIRTRNLYVADREKHYVYQFDIDDERLIRKIGSMDTLDAPHDVIITREDHLLVPDWKTHKIQMFNSDGEFMKTIVSGGKEDGKVWNPKCIVMDKYENLIVVSDHKLQLFDKTGIFIKRIDDVNDNIDTPGGITVISYNPRRLAVANFGTNNVKIFNY; from the coding sequence atgTCGAGTCAAGAGGTACAATTAAGATGTCAAGATCATCCTGATAACATACTAGAACGGTATTGTACAACGTGTACCAAAAGTGCATGTAAGGACTGTGATCATTTTATGACGTGTTATACAGAGAAGCATGATACCAAACCTTATTCAGTAGATGAATTTTACATAAACGTAACCGAAGTTATCAAGTCAATTAAAGATGTCAACCAAGAGttagaaactatttttaattcCATAATTAGCGATGACAGAGAATTCAAGTCACATGCAGACTACATAAACAGGCTGATTGTAAGGCATGTTGAATGTGTTGTTAAACAAGTTAAAGAGGAAGGCGATAAACTAAGGATGGACCTTAAAACTGTATGTACACAAAGAGAGGAATTCAATAAAAGTCAAGTAAATGAACTCGAATCACATCGAATGCAGTTACAAAGTATGAAGACCTCAGTTACAGAAATGACGGACAAACCAGAAAGTAAAATCATACTTGCTAAATACAAATCAGATGTTGAAGATGCTAAACAAAATATCAATCAAATGAAAGACAAGTTTTCTTCATATGTTAACAATCTTACACCAAACTTCTCAATAAATACAGAGCTGAATGCTGACATTTCTAAAGGCCTCGGGAAAATCAAAAGTGTCGACAACAGGTACAGCATTATCGAAGAtgataaaaacattactgttaCAGAGGGGCAACAATTTTCGGTGAAGGTAGAAAATGTGAATGAATGTGACGATACATGCACACTGTCTGGTACTTTGATAACTCCATCACGTGACAATATTGGCGTTGATGAGGTAGAATTTATGGGAAGtggaaattataaaataaaaggaagATGCAATGAGGAGGGTGAATGGAAGATGGAAATTACAAATGGTGTTTCTAGCGTCAAAGGATCACCAGTGAATATCACAGTTGTACCAACTCTCGTACGTACCATTGAAGACATACAATCACTTAAAAAAGACAACGGATGCAAAGTAACAGATGTGAAATTAGATAACGATGGCTGTATGTTAGTATCAAGCCATTGTAATGAGTtgttaaaatttaacaaatcaGGTTCATTTATTGCTAACATACAAATTCCAGATGTCAATGTCTATAAGATACATAAAGTGGGAAATAGTCATTTTGCTTTTAGCGATGGGCAAAACGAGAATGTTGCAATTTGTACTAATACGTTTGAAGTAATCAGTACAGTTGGTCAGGGAATACTAGAATACCCAGTTGGCTTGGCAGTCAATATTAGAACAAGAAATCTGTATGTTGCAGACAGAGAAAAGCACTATGTTTATCAATTTGATATTGATGATGAGAGGTTAATTAGAAAGATAGGTTCAATGGATACACTGGATGCTCCACATGATGTAATTATAACCAGAGAAGATCATttattagttcctgattggaAGACTCATAAAATTCAAATGTTTAATTCCGATGGTGAATTTATGAAAACAATTGTAAGCGGGGGTAAGGAAGATGGTAAAGTCTGGAACCCTAAATGTATCGTAATGGACAAGTATGAAAATCTGATAGTTGTCAGTGACCATAAACTACAATTGTTTGATAAGACTGGCATCTTTATAAAACGAATCGATGACGTAAATGACAACATTGATACTCCAGGTGGAATAACTGTAATCAGCTATAACCCAAGGAGATTAGCTGTGGCAAATTTTGGaacaaataatgttaaaatatttaattactaa